Part of the Paenibacillus kyungheensis genome, ACTCAAGAAGTTCTGTATATCAAAATTCCACAGATCCCAATGTTGGCTTTGCCTGATACATTAGTAGGTAAATTCTTGAAATTGGATCTAAAAGAATTGGCTGCTCAACAAGGTCAAGAATACAAACCTTTAAGCCCAGCTACAACACAACAATTAACTCAAGACTTGTCTAATGCAGTGTTAGACAAATATGACCAAGCTAAATACTTCAAAGATGTAGATACAAAAGATGCTGCTCTTCCTGAAGGTGTAGATGCAAAACAAGTAGTTCAATTCGCAGTAACAAATGATAATGCTAAAGAAGCAGTAACAATCTTCGTAAAACAAGCATTGCCAGCTGTACTGGATGTATTGTCTAAAGAAGAATATCGTAATGCTTTGAATATCAAACAAACAGATATTGATGAAATGAAAAAAGAACTTCAATCTGAAGATTCTCAAAACAGCTTCAGCAAATCTGTCAACGAATTGGATAAATATTTGACTCTAAACCAATTCCATATCAATACAGCAATCAACAAAGATGATTTCCCTGTATATCAACAAATGGTAATGGATGCTGTATTCTCTGATCCTGATACTAAGCAGAATGTGAAATTGTCTGTAGATGGTAGCAGTCAGTATTCCAAAATCAACGAAAAACAAACATTTGCTATTGGTATCCCAGCAGATGCTGATGTTGTAACAATGGATGAATTCCAAAAACAAGTTGGTTCCATGTACGGTGGTAACTAATCATTTGGTAGCAAAAAGCTCACTGCTTATACGCAGTGAGCTTTTTTTATGTGTGAAATCAATCTAGATACCAGTCAGTTTAGTTATAATGTAGAAGTATCTACTGTAGAATCGGTTGAGAGACGCGTAAATTCTTCTTCTAAAATCGAAAACATCTGGTGGTCTTCCCACTGATCGTTGATTTTGACCAGCTTACGTGCAATTCCTTCTGCTTGAAAGCCGCATTTCTCCAGTACACGCCTTGAAGCAATATTATGAGGCAAAATACCTGCTTGTACCCGGTGAAGCCCTAGAGAGCGAAAAGCGTACGCTAAAAGCAATTTTACACCACCAGTCATATACCCTTTACCTTGAAAACTAGAATCCATAGAATAACCGATGTCTGCAAATTGACCTACACCACGTACTAGATGTGTCAGAGATAACGTACCTCGTAACTCATGATCTTCTGAAGAAAATAAGCCAAACAGATACGCTTTATCTTCCCAGGCTTCTTGTTGTCTGCGATAGATCAAGTCCAATTGACTAGGAAGTGTAAAAAACTCATTAGGATATCTTGGCTCAAAGACTTGATTGGCTTCACGACTATTGACTCGTAACTGGAGAAGGGCAGAGGCATCCTCTGGCTCAAGTAAACGAATATAAATACCTAATGTACGATCAGACAATTCTAGCGACATACAACCCCTCCTTATACAGAATTATGATTGTAACGGTTTGCGCTTTTTGAGTCGCAAGCGTAGCTGTTTGAAAAAGTCAGTTAATAGTAACGCACATTCAGGTTGCAATATATCTGTAATGATCTCTGTACGATGGTTAAATCTAGGTTCTTGTAGCAGATTCATCAATGTACCAGCACAGCCTGCTTTGGGATCTACAGTTCCGTAGACTACAGTTGGTACACGACTCTGTACAATCGCCCCTGCACACATCGGGCAAGGTTCTAAAGTAACATACAGGGTACAATCTAATAATCTCCAGGCGCCCAATGTTTCACTCGCCTGTCTAATCGCTATAATTTCGGCATGAGCAGTAGCATCGAATGAAGTTTCACGTAAATTATAACCCCGGCCAACGATCACATTATCTTTGACTACAATCGCTCCGATCGGTACTTCACCGAGCTGTTCAGCTTTGCGAGCTTCGGCTATCGCTTCTCGCATCCAATACTCATGTACTTCTTGAGAAATAATAAACCCAACCTTTCACTGTGGATACTTTCTTTACTTGTACATCGAACAGATATTCGTTGTTAACACGTTGTGGATAGAACTGTGGATAACTCTTGAAAAACGAAAATGATACCGTTTTAGCGGAAAAAGTTGTGGATAACTATATTTAAATGATAAAAATTAGCCCGTATTCTATTTTAGGCAAACTATTGTCTATTTTCAATCTATCGTTATTATTTTGAAATAAAAAAGAAACTTTAGAGAGATCTCTAAAGTTTCTTTTTTTTAGTTTGATTGTTATTTACCGTTGTTCGCCATAGATTGAAGTGTAGGATTCACATCTTCGTCTACATACTTACGAATAATCGATACTTCTACCCGGCGATTTTCTGCACGTCCTAGATTAGTAGAGTTACTAGCCACAGGTCGATATTGTCCATATCCGATTGCACTGAATTTACGAGGATCTAATTTGTTGTTTAACAATAGAATTTTCATAAAGTTGAGTGCACGGTCTGAACTTAGATTCCAGTTCGATTCATATTGCGAGTTCGAGATTGGAATATTGTCTGTATGACCAGACACGATAATATCGTAATTCGGGAATTGTTGCAAAATATTAGAGATTGATTTGGCAAGTATACGAGATTCTGGTTTTACGGTAGCTCGTCCAGAAGCAAATAACGTATTATCACTGATTGTGATACTTAATTGAGATTGATTGAGCTTGGTAGCTAACTGCTGGCTCAATCCATTGTTTTTGATATAACTATCTAATTGTTTTTTTAGTTTTTCTAAATTTTCTTGTTCTTGCTGTTTAAGTTTTTCACGTAAACTTTCTCTGCTTTTTTGAGTATTGTCTGCCGGTGAAGCCGCAGAAGCAGGTGTTTCATTATCGTCGGATTTAGGTGTTTGTCCGCTGGTTTCTTCCATAGCATTTTGATCCAAAACACCTGTACCACCGGTGAACGCTGCATTCATCGCTGCTGCCATTTGTTGAAACTTGGATGCATCCAATGAACTCATAGCAAATAGAGTAATAAATAATGCTAGCAAAAGGGTCATTAAGTCAGAATAAGGAAGCAACCAACTTTCATCTGGATGTTCTTCATGAGGCTCGTGTCTACCTTTTTTACTCACTGGCTACCGCCTCCCCTACAGCCCCACCGCTACTTTCTTCGCTGTTCATTTTTGCATTTTCAGTAGGTGTTAAGAACACAGCTAATTTCTGGCTAATCGCAATAGTAGATACACCGGATTGAATAGATAGTAGGCCTTCTACCATCATTAGCTTAACTTCTACTTCAGCTTTGGATAAACGTTTGAGCTTCGTTGCAATAGGATGCCATAATACATAACCACTAAAGATACCGAGCAATGTTGCCATAAAAGCCCCTGCAATCGCATGAGAAAGCTTTTCCAAGTCAGTCAAATCCGCCATCGCAGCAATCAGACCTACTACCGCTCCAAGTACACCCAGTGTAGGAGCATACATACCTGCTTGTGAGAAAAGAAGTGCGCCTGAACGGTGACGTTCTTCTGTCGCATTAATATCTTCCATCAATACATCTTGTACAAACTCTTGATCATTACCATCAATAATCATGCGCATTCCGTTACGAAGGAAAGGATGATCAATTTCTTCGACTTTGGATTCCAATGCAAGTAGACCTTCACGACGCGTAATAGAAGCCCACTCCATAAACATACCTACTAGATCTTTTTTGTCCATTAATTTTTGTTGAACAAAAACAACTTTAAACAATTTGCCAAGACGTTTAACTTCATTCATTGGAAAAGCCATAAAGATTGTTGCTGCTGTACCAACAAAAATGATGACATAAGCAGCCGGGTTATTAACCAGATTGATAAGGGGGGCACCTTTTAGAAGCATACCGAATATAAGTGAACCCAAACCAAGTATTAGACCAATAATTGTTGAAATTTGCATAATACACCTCGTCCGTGAGTATATAGTTTATCTCTCTCATCATCCACTTCCATGTAATGATGTGTTTTCCAAAAACATCTGATACTCTTTTATCGACAAGATATGCTGCATTGTTAAGAGTTTTTTAGTGTATATTTGCGTTATAATGTAAATAAGTTGGGAATTGTAACAATATCGACAGATCGGGAGGTTGAGTATGGGCGTTAAGCATGGAAGAGATTATGAAGAGATATTGAGTGATTTAACATCAGCAGTAGCCATGATTCCAGACAGTTATTTGTTTTTTGATATGGAACCTCAAGAGTGGGAAGTGCTTGCTGAAGGTGAACGAAATGAAGTAAATGAAGCGTTGGCAGAAGACTTATTTTTTGCGCTCGGCTCACAATCTATGATCCACGTAGGTAGTGGGGTAGTCATCTATGATGCAGACACACATCGCATTGATATTTTGATTGGCAAAGAAGAAATGACATTTGTGACCTTGATCTAACAAAAGATTAATAAAATACGTATATAGCAAAAGCACAGAGCAGATGAACTAGAAGATCATCTAAGCTGTGCTTTTTGTTTGTTTATATATCAAGATAACGTGCATCAGTAGGTGCTTGATAGACCATGCAGTAAAAAGGCTTCATACCATCAGGCGTTCTACGCTCATACATATCTGT contains:
- a CDS encoding GNAT family N-acetyltransferase; translated protein: MSLELSDRTLGIYIRLLEPEDASALLQLRVNSREANQVFEPRYPNEFFTLPSQLDLIYRRQQEAWEDKAYLFGLFSSEDHELRGTLSLTHLVRGVGQFADIGYSMDSSFQGKGYMTGGVKLLLAYAFRSLGLHRVQAGILPHNIASRRVLEKCGFQAEGIARKLVKINDQWEDHQMFSILEEEFTRLSTDSTVDTSTL
- the tadA gene encoding tRNA adenosine(34) deaminase TadA, whose translation is MSQEVHEYWMREAIAEARKAEQLGEVPIGAIVVKDNVIVGRGYNLRETSFDATAHAEIIAIRQASETLGAWRLLDCTLYVTLEPCPMCAGAIVQSRVPTVVYGTVDPKAGCAGTLMNLLQEPRFNHRTEIITDILQPECALLLTDFFKQLRLRLKKRKPLQS
- the motB gene encoding flagellar motor protein MotB, coding for MSKKGRHEPHEEHPDESWLLPYSDLMTLLLALFITLFAMSSLDASKFQQMAAAMNAAFTGGTGVLDQNAMEETSGQTPKSDDNETPASAASPADNTQKSRESLREKLKQQEQENLEKLKKQLDSYIKNNGLSQQLATKLNQSQLSITISDNTLFASGRATVKPESRILAKSISNILQQFPNYDIIVSGHTDNIPISNSQYESNWNLSSDRALNFMKILLLNNKLDPRKFSAIGYGQYRPVASNSTNLGRAENRRVEVSIIRKYVDEDVNPTLQSMANNGK
- the motA gene encoding flagellar motor stator protein MotA; translated protein: MQISTIIGLILGLGSLIFGMLLKGAPLINLVNNPAAYVIIFVGTAATIFMAFPMNEVKRLGKLFKVVFVQQKLMDKKDLVGMFMEWASITRREGLLALESKVEEIDHPFLRNGMRMIIDGNDQEFVQDVLMEDINATEERHRSGALLFSQAGMYAPTLGVLGAVVGLIAAMADLTDLEKLSHAIAGAFMATLLGIFSGYVLWHPIATKLKRLSKAEVEVKLMMVEGLLSIQSGVSTIAISQKLAVFLTPTENAKMNSEESSGGAVGEAVASE